The following coding sequences lie in one Tichowtungia aerotolerans genomic window:
- a CDS encoding M28 family metallopeptidase: MGSKYWKIGLTVFQCLELLVIAGCSPAGSSGFDGAKAFAETEELVAIRPRDAGTGGARRAAVHLERKLKEFGLKTKIDTFTEETPDGKRIFNNVLGRLPGKTPRLIVLGSHFDTKSGISPDFEGANDSGSSSGVLLELARVLSEKGPYETEFLVAFFDGEECSREYAPNDGLHGSRRLAQQIAEGGGVPHVEAVIVLDMIGDADLNVTVPRNSSQTLIKELFFAAHEVGTRSVFSLGKGSILDDHVPFLLAGMPAIDVIDFEFGSAPGLNDYWHTTEDSMDKLSAGSMQTIGDTVLRMIENLQ; this comes from the coding sequence ATGGGTTCCAAATATTGGAAAATTGGACTAACGGTTTTCCAATGTTTGGAACTTTTGGTTATAGCCGGCTGTTCTCCAGCGGGATCATCCGGATTTGATGGCGCAAAGGCATTTGCTGAAACGGAAGAGTTGGTTGCCATTCGCCCGCGCGATGCGGGAACGGGTGGCGCGCGGCGCGCGGCGGTTCACTTGGAGCGGAAGCTTAAGGAGTTTGGACTTAAGACCAAAATCGACACCTTTACGGAGGAAACTCCGGACGGGAAGCGGATTTTCAATAATGTGCTGGGACGGCTCCCCGGTAAAACACCGCGCCTGATTGTGCTGGGATCTCATTTTGATACTAAATCCGGGATTTCGCCGGATTTTGAAGGTGCGAATGATTCCGGATCGAGCTCCGGGGTTTTGCTGGAGCTGGCGCGGGTGTTGTCTGAAAAAGGGCCGTATGAAACAGAGTTTCTGGTCGCCTTTTTTGATGGGGAGGAGTGCAGTCGTGAGTATGCGCCCAACGATGGCCTGCACGGCAGTCGACGGCTGGCGCAGCAGATTGCCGAAGGCGGCGGGGTGCCGCATGTGGAGGCTGTGATTGTGCTCGATATGATCGGGGATGCGGATCTGAATGTCACCGTGCCGCGCAACAGTTCCCAGACGCTGATTAAAGAGCTGTTCTTTGCTGCTCATGAAGTCGGCACACGGTCCGTGTTCAGTTTAGGCAAAGGATCCATTCTGGATGACCATGTGCCGTTTTTGCTGGCGGGCATGCCGGCCATTGACGTGATTGATTTTGAGTTCGGGTCGGCTCCGGGACTCAATGATTATTGGCACACGACCGAAGATTCGATGGATAAGCTGTCGGCCGGGAGTATGCAGACCATTGGGGACACGGTACTTCGGATGATTGAGAACCTGCAGTAG
- the tsaE gene encoding tRNA (adenosine(37)-N6)-threonylcarbamoyltransferase complex ATPase subunit type 1 TsaE codes for MNEWISSSPSNTWKIAAEFFQTLELPAVIALHGNLGAGKTCFTQGLAQAAGVKEPVCSPTYTLISEYQGAVPFHHIDLYRLGGPEEAYDLGLDEYLETDGITVIEWAERAAELIPPDAVHVRLQRGDDEQIRTIQIIENPL; via the coding sequence ATGAACGAATGGATTTCCAGCAGCCCTTCCAATACTTGGAAAATCGCCGCCGAATTTTTCCAAACCCTGGAACTTCCGGCGGTTATTGCCCTGCACGGGAACCTTGGTGCGGGCAAAACCTGTTTCACGCAGGGACTGGCGCAGGCCGCCGGCGTGAAAGAGCCGGTCTGCAGTCCCACCTATACGCTGATCAGTGAATATCAGGGAGCCGTTCCGTTTCATCATATTGACCTCTACCGCCTTGGGGGGCCTGAAGAAGCATACGACCTCGGCCTCGACGAATACCTTGAAACCGACGGCATCACGGTCATCGAGTGGGCCGAGCGGGCTGCCGAGCTCATTCCTCCCGATGCGGTCCACGTACGTCTTCAGCGCGGTGACGACGAACAGATTCGTACAATTCAGATTATCGAGAACCCCTTATGA
- the tsaB gene encoding tRNA (adenosine(37)-N6)-threonylcarbamoyltransferase complex dimerization subunit type 1 TsaB codes for MITLGIECSSRQGSLALLRDGDVIGEKSWIADRVRHNTIFQTLETLIQEAELSYRDISRFAVGRGPGSFSGMRMSLAIAQALALPDKKEVRAVSSGAALALAIAREGAKEIAVVGDARRGQVWIGLFQALEDGGIKLSKDWELIPYEEVSVSAEAVIVSPEAERLTKIFPNIGCAHFPHAKEVADLAQTRPEDLEPLYMHPPVFIEPKFS; via the coding sequence ATGATTACTCTTGGCATAGAATGCTCCTCACGGCAGGGCTCTCTCGCCCTGCTCAGAGACGGTGATGTGATTGGCGAAAAAAGCTGGATTGCCGACCGCGTTCGTCACAACACCATTTTCCAAACGTTGGAAACCCTGATCCAGGAGGCCGAACTGTCGTATCGTGATATATCGCGGTTTGCGGTTGGCCGGGGACCGGGATCATTTTCCGGCATGCGCATGAGTTTGGCGATTGCGCAGGCATTGGCGCTGCCCGATAAAAAAGAAGTGCGGGCCGTCAGCAGCGGCGCGGCACTGGCTCTAGCTATTGCCCGCGAAGGCGCCAAAGAAATCGCCGTGGTCGGCGATGCCCGCCGCGGGCAGGTCTGGATCGGACTTTTCCAAGCATTGGAAGACGGCGGTATCAAACTTTCAAAAGATTGGGAATTAATCCCCTACGAAGAGGTTTCTGTGTCTGCTGAAGCCGTTATCGTCAGCCCCGAGGCCGAACGGCTGACAAAAATCTTTCCAAATATTGGATGCGCACACTTTCCGCATGCCAAAGAGGTGGCTGATCTGGCGCAGACCCGTCCCGAGGACCTTGAGCCGCTCTACATGCACCCGCCGGTATTTATTGAGCCGAAATTTAGTTGA
- the recA gene encoding recombinase RecA, whose amino-acid sequence MAAKKSSKEGGVSLDAVLADIKKQYGDGAIVRLGDQEAPKTISHISTGALTLDLALGIGGIPRGRVVEIYGPESSGKTTLCSHIIANVQKGGGTAAFIDTEHALDPSYAKKIGVDVDNLLVSQPDSGEEALNICETLVKSGSIDLVVVDSVAALAPQAELDGEMGQSHVGLQARLMSQALRKLTSAINRTNCSCIFTNQIREKVGVMFGSPETTPGGRALKFYSSVRLDIRRIGQLKDTSGSVYGNRTKVKVVKNKVAPPFTLAEFDILYAEGISYTGSIIDAGVEYGLIDKKGSWLSCDGQQLGQGREGARKALLEDPKLCDELVQKITEAAHAKTA is encoded by the coding sequence ATGGCTGCTAAAAAAAGTTCTAAAGAAGGTGGCGTCAGTCTTGACGCTGTGCTGGCTGACATCAAGAAACAGTACGGAGACGGAGCGATTGTTCGCCTGGGCGATCAGGAGGCTCCCAAAACAATTTCCCATATTTCCACGGGAGCTTTGACGCTTGACCTCGCGCTCGGAATCGGTGGAATTCCCAGAGGTCGCGTAGTTGAAATTTACGGTCCGGAATCCTCCGGAAAAACCACGCTGTGCTCGCACATTATTGCGAATGTCCAGAAGGGCGGCGGTACTGCAGCGTTTATTGACACCGAGCACGCGCTCGATCCATCCTACGCCAAAAAAATCGGCGTCGATGTGGATAACCTGCTGGTTTCTCAGCCCGACTCCGGCGAAGAAGCGCTCAACATTTGCGAAACGCTGGTGAAGAGCGGGTCCATTGATCTGGTCGTGGTCGACTCCGTCGCCGCGCTCGCGCCGCAGGCCGAGCTTGACGGCGAAATGGGGCAGTCACACGTTGGTCTGCAGGCACGTCTGATGAGCCAGGCGCTTCGCAAGCTGACGTCGGCCATCAACCGCACTAACTGTTCCTGCATTTTCACGAACCAGATTCGCGAAAAAGTCGGTGTGATGTTCGGCAGCCCGGAAACCACACCCGGCGGCCGCGCGCTCAAGTTTTACTCGTCCGTTCGCTTGGACATTCGCCGGATCGGTCAGCTCAAGGACACCTCGGGCTCAGTATACGGCAACCGCACCAAAGTGAAGGTGGTCAAAAACAAGGTGGCGCCGCCGTTTACGCTGGCGGAGTTCGATATCCTGTATGCAGAAGGCATTTCCTACACGGGCTCCATCATTGATGCCGGCGTTGAATATGGTCTGATCGACAAAAAAGGTTCCTGGCTTTCCTGTGACGGCCAGCAGCTCGGGCAGGGCCGCGAAGGCGCCCGCAAAGCGCTGCTCGAAGACCCGAAACTCTGCGACGAACTGGTTCAGAAAATTACCGAAGCCGCCCATGCAAAAACAGCATAG